Proteins co-encoded in one Octopus bimaculoides isolate UCB-OBI-ISO-001 chromosome 9, ASM119413v2, whole genome shotgun sequence genomic window:
- the LOC106871044 gene encoding uncharacterized protein LOC106871044 isoform X3: protein MKLIVLAVFLCMVINFDTCLGTADGNTIFKRATQQRILKAGEKLYKRLSPYLLIICGETDEDTGLMYIVDDAHMGRTTTRRLLLNPFTMDIFEEF from the exons ATGAAGCTCATTGTTTTAGCAGTATTTCTCTGCATGGTCATAAATTTTG ATACCTGTTTGGGAACTGCAGATGGAAATACCATTTTTAAGAGAGCAACACAACA GAGGATTTTGAAAGCTGGTGAGAAATTATATAAACGTTTAAGCCCATATCTACTGATTATATGTGGTGAGACTGATGAAGATACTGGTTTGATGTATATCGTAGATGATGCACACATGG GTAGAACAACCACACGAAGGCTTCTCCTCAATCCGTTTACTATGgatatttttgaagaattttga
- the LOC106871044 gene encoding cytochrome c isoform X1, which translates to MKLIVLAVFLCMVINFDTCLGTADGNTIFKRATQQRILKAGEKLYKRLSPYLLIICGETDEDTGLMYIVDDAHMGRILYPEEIEKFLINPKQYWPDTRMIFAGIKKKAERKGFIAYIIHSCKKY; encoded by the exons ATGAAGCTCATTGTTTTAGCAGTATTTCTCTGCATGGTCATAAATTTTG ATACCTGTTTGGGAACTGCAGATGGAAATACCATTTTTAAGAGAGCAACACAACA GAGGATTTTGAAAGCTGGTGAGAAATTATATAAACGTTTAAGCCCATATCTACTGATTATATGTGGTGAGACTGATGAAGATACTGGTTTGATGTATATCGTAGATGATGCACACATGG GTCGCATTCTCTATCCTGAAGAAATTGAGAAGTTTTTGATCAACCCAAAGCAATATTGGCCAGATACGAGGATGATATTTgctggtattaaaaaaaaagcggAACGTAAAGGCTTTATAGCATATATAATCCATTCATGCAAGAAGTATTAA
- the LOC106871044 gene encoding cytochrome c isoform X2, which produces MKLIVLAVFLCMVINFDTCLGTADGNTIFKRATQQRILKAGEKLYKRLSPYLLIICGETDEDTGLMYIVDDAHMGYIYQHDELRRFLKNPKKFLPSTRIIYAGMKKDRDFNMLKAYMIYICKEN; this is translated from the exons ATGAAGCTCATTGTTTTAGCAGTATTTCTCTGCATGGTCATAAATTTTG ATACCTGTTTGGGAACTGCAGATGGAAATACCATTTTTAAGAGAGCAACACAACA GAGGATTTTGAAAGCTGGTGAGAAATTATATAAACGTTTAAGCCCATATCTACTGATTATATGTGGTGAGACTGATGAAGATACTGGTTTGATGTATATCGTAGATGATGCACACATGG gTTATATTTACCAACATGACGAACTTAGGAGGTTTTTGAAAAACCCAAAGAAATTTTTACCCTCTACAAGGATAATATATGCTGGTATGAAGAAAGATAGAGATTTTAATATGTTAAAAGCATATATGATCTATATATGTAAGGAGAATTAG